The Propionispora vibrioides DNA segment CCAGCAGCTACGTTGATGGATTTTACAGTGCCGTCAGCGGGAGCTGAAATTTCATTTTGCATTTTCATAGCTTCTAAAATCAAAACTACATCGCCTTTTTTCACTTTTTGTCCGGCTTCGGCTACAATTTTAACCACTTTGCCAGGCATCGGAGCCGATACGGCAGTATCGCCAGCACCTACTTGAGCAGGAGCCGGAGCAGCAGCAGGAGCAGCCGGTTTAGCAGCAGGAGCCGGAGCGGCAGCCGGTTTAGCGGCAGGCTTAACGGCAGGTGCAGCTTTTACTTCTTCTACTTCTACTTCAAAGGCAGTACCATTCACTGTGATGTTAAACTTTTTCATTCGCAATTCCTCCATGTTGATTATTAAATTTTGTCAGTCAACACATGCTACGCCGTTTATTTTAATGAGAATTCATTAATTTTTGGCGGCCTGCAGCTGCCCAAGCAGCACTTGTGCTAATTTTTATTGCCAGGTTACCTGTCCCCATCATAGCAGTTACTGCAGCGGCAATCGCAGCCACGACTTCAGGCTTTATATCCTTAGCATCAATTTTCATTCCATTCACCTACCCCTTATAGCGGTATATTGCCATGCTTTTTCGCCGGCCGTGCTTCCCGTTTGCTTGCCAGCATATTCAAGGCAGTGATAATACGCGGTCTGGTTTCCTTCGGTTCAATAACGATATCAACAAAACCACGTTCTGCCGCTTTATACGGTGTAGCGAATTCTTCCACGTATTCAGCCGTTTTAGCAGCCACATCAGGATCCTTACGGAAAATAATGTTGGCGGCACCGGCAGGGCCCATAACGGCAATTTCCGCCGTCGGCCAGGCCAATACCTGATCGGCGCCCAAATCCTGCGAACACATGGCCAGATAGGAACCGCCGTATGCTTTACGGGTAATGACCGTAATTTTAGGCACAGTGGCTTCACAATAGGCATACAGCATTTTCGCACCGTGGCGGATAATACCGCCGAACTCTTGGTCCGTACCGGGCAGGAAGCCGGGAACGTCCACGAGGTTGACCAGCGGAATATTGAAAGCATCGCAGAACCGGATAAAACGGGATGATTTATCCGAAGCGTTTACATCCAGGCAGCCTGCCATAACAGCCGGCTGATTGGCAATAATGCCTACGCTTTTTCCATCAAAGCGGGCAAAGCAAGTGATGATATTTTGGGCATAATGTTCGTGAACTTCATAAAATTCGCCATTATCGACAACTGCCTTGATGACGTCTTTCATATCATAAGGCATATTGGGATTATCCGGCAGCAAGGTATTCAGTTCTTCATCCATACGGTTGGCGTCATCTTCCGTAGCCACTACCGGCGCTTCTTCCAGGTTGTTGCTGGGCAGGAAGCTGAGCAAGTAACGGATCTGTTCGATGCAGTCATCTTCATTTTCCGCGGCAAAATGAGCCACACCGGAAGTGCTGTTGTGCGTCATGGCACCGCCAAGCTGTTCAGCAGTCACTTCTTCGGCCGTAACCGATTTAATAACAGCCGGTCCAGTAATAAACATCTGGCTGGTATTTTTGACCATGTAGATGAAGTCCGTCAGCGCCGGTGAGTATACGGCACCGCCGGCACAGGGTCCCATGATAACCGATATTTGCGGAATCACACCGGAAGCCTGGGTATTCCGGAAAAAGATTTTGCCATAGCCGGACAACGCGTCTACAGCTTCCTGAATACGGGCACCGCCGGAATCATTAATACCGATAACCGGTGCTCCCATTTTGATCGCCAAGTCCAATACTTTACAAATTTTAGCAGCATGCATTTCGCCTAAGGAGCCGCCTTCCACCGTAAAGTCTTGAGCAAAAGCATAGACCAAACGGCCGTTAACCGTACCGTAACCGGTCACAACGCCTTCACCGGGAAGTTCTTTTTCATTCATTCCGAAGTTTACGCAACGATGTGTAACAAATTGGTCAAGCTCAACAAAGGTATCGGGATCAAAGAATTTGTTGATCCGTTCGCGCGCTGTATATTTTCCCGAAGCATGCTGCTTTTCAATACGTTTTGCGCCCCCGCCAAGCTTAACTTTTTCCTGTTTTGCTTTAAGGTCCTGAATTTTTTCCTGGACTGTTGACATCTTATACCTCCTACGAAATGAAACTATTTACGTTCCGAAAGCTCCAGCAAAATTCCGCCAGTTGCTTTAGGATGAACGAAAGCAATACTGGCGCCGCCGGCACCATAACGCGGCTTCTCATCAATCAGGCGAACGCCTTTTTCTTTGAGGTCGGCCAACGCATTTTCAATGTTGTCGACACGAAGAGCGATATGCTGGATACCTTCCCCGTTCTTTTCAATAAATTTAGCAATCGGGCCGTCCGGAGCAGTCGATTCCAACAACTCCACTTCGCTGTCACCGCTAGGAATAAAGCAGACTTTTACCTTTTGCTGCTCAACAACTTCTTCCCCCATAGCCTTCATTCCCAATACTTCGGTATAAAACTTTTTCGCCTGTTCCAGATCTTTAACGGCGATACCTATATGGTCCACTTTAAGTACTTCAAACATTATTTTTTCCTCCTTTTCAATTCTTTAGCGCAATATCGCTTTCAAAATCCCATCCACAGCAGTGTACGGGTCCTGTTCCCGCGCTTCCACTTGTTTGATCAGTTGATCAAATTCCCCGGAAACGGTCATTTTATTTATAATATACCGGCCAATCTGCGAATTCAACATGGCAATCAGTTCATCTTTTACCCGTTTGCCACGACGAACCGCCCTTTCACCGGTTTCTTCCGACCAGGCGGCGTGCTTATCAATGGTATCCGCCAGTTCGGTAATTCCCTGGTTTTGTGATGCAATGACCTTTTTGATCGGGGGACGCCAATCAACTTTGTACTGATTCAAGTCCAGCATCATTTCCAATTCGACATATAACCGGTCTACGCCTTCCCGGTCTGCCTTATTGATGGCAAAAATATCGCCAATTTCCAAAATCCCGGCTTTGATGGCCTGAATATCGTCACCGAGACCGGGAACCAGAACAACCAGTGTCGTGTCTGCCGTCTTGGCGACATCCACTTCCGACTGTCCCACGCCTACCGTTTCCACAATCACGATATCCTTGCCGGCGGCATCCATCAGCTTAACCACTTCACCGGTCTTATGGGATAAACCACCCAAGCTGCCGCGGGTTCCCATACTGCGGATAAAAACACCCTCGTCCAGTGTCAGTTCATTCATCCGGATGCGGTCGCCTAAAATAGCGCCACCGGAAAAAGGACTGGTCGGATCAATGGCCACAATGCCCACCGTCTTACCGCGGCGACGGTATTCCCGGGCCAACTTGTCGGTCAAAGTACTCTTTCCCGCCCCCGGCGGCCCGGTAATGCCAATGACATAGGCATTACCGGTATGGGGATAAATTTGCTGCATAATCTGCACAGCGTGATCATATTCATTTTCCACGGCCGTAATCGCCCGTGACAGGGCCAGCCGCGAACCGGCTAATAAATCCTTTACAATATCCACGGGATTCACAACCTAGTTCAATTTGGTGTTGATGAAATCGACAATGGTTTGCGTGGCCGTGCCGGGAGTAAATACTTCCGCCACGCCAGCTTCCTTCAAGGCCGGGATGTCGGCATCGGGAATAACGCCGCCACCAAGCACCAGTACATCGCTCATCCCTTTGTCACGAAGCAGGTTAACCACTTTCGGGAACAGATGAGTATGAGCGCCTGACAACAAGCTCAAAGCAACTACGTTTACGTCTTCCTGCAGAGCCGCTTCGGCGATTTGTTCCGGGGTCTGTCTAAGTCCTGTATAAATTACCTCAAAGCCTGCATCTCTTAATGCACGCGCTACTACCTTAGCACCACGGTCATGACCATCAAGACCTGGTTTTGCCACCAATACTCTTATACGTTTTTCCATGTCTATCTTCCTCTCATGATTACTCTTAAAGTATGCTACTCAAGTCCTGTACTCTTTACAGGCTTACATGGGCCTCATATTCACCGAACACGCTGCGCATTACATTGCAGATTTCGCCGAGTGTTGCATAGGCTCTGACAGCATCCAAAATAATAGGCATTAAGTTGGTATGCTCATCTTTGCAGGCTGCAGCCAAGGCTGCCAATTTGGCTTCAACCACAGCATTGTCGCGTTTTGCCCGCAATTCGCCCAATTTGGCTTTTTGTCCTACGCCGACGGACGGGTCAACCCGCAGCAAGCCTTCTACCGGTTTCTCTTCGATCTGGAATTGGTTTACGCCAACAACAATGCGTTTTTTGGTTTCCACTTCCATTTGATATTTGTAAGCGCTGTCCTGGATTTCTTTTTGGATGTAGCCTTTTTCAATAGCCACAGGAGCGCCGCCCATATCATCAATCTTTTGGATATAAGCCAGGGCTTCTTCCTCCAGTTTGTTAGTCAGAGCTTCGATATAGTAAGAACCGGCCAACGGGTCAATGGTATCGGCAATGCCGCTTTCATAGGCAACAATCTGCTGAGTTCTCAGTGCAATGCGTACCGAATCTTCGGTCGGCAGGGCCAGAGCTTCATCTTTCGAGTTGGTGTGCAAGGATTGGGTTCCGCCCAATACGGCGGCTACCGTCTGCAGTGCAACACGGACAATATTGTTTTCCGGTTGTTGAGCAGTCAGCATGGATCCGGCTGTTTGCGTGTGGAAACGCAGCATCCAGGATTTGGGTTTTTGCGCTTTGAAACGTTCTTTCATAACTTTAGCCCAAATGCGGCGGGATGCACGGAATTTAGCCACTTCTTCCAGCACATTGTTATGGGCATTCCAGAAGAAGGAAAGTCTGCCGGCAAAATCATCTACGTTGAGGCCTGCTTTAATAGCCGCTTCTACATAGGCGATACCGTCGGCAATCGTAAAGGCGATTTCCTGCGCAGCCGTGGAACCAGCTTCACGGATATGGTAGCCGGAGATAGAGATGGTGTTCCAGTTAGGAACATTCTTCGAGCAATATTCAAAAATATTGGTAATCAGACGCATGGAAGGTTTCGGCGGGAATATGTAAGTACCGCGTGCCGCATACTCTTTCAGGATGTCGTTTTGGATAGTACCGTTTAATTTATCAGGAGTTACCCCTTGTTTTTCAGCCACAGCAATATACATGGCCAGCAAAACCGATGCCGGTGCGTTGATGGTCATGGACGTCGATACTTTGTCCAAAGGAATCCCGTCAAACAAGGTTTCCATATCGGCCAGCGAGTCGATAGCCACACCCACCTTGCCAACTTCTCCTTCGGAAATGGCATCGTCCGAGTCGTAACCGATCTGGGTCGGCAAGTCAAAAGCTACGGAAAGACCGGTTTGGCCGGCATCCAGCAGGAACTTATAACGTTTGTTGGATTCTTCCGCCGTAGCAAAGCCGGCATACTGACGCATGGTCCAGAAACGGCCGCGATACATGGTCGGCTGTACGCCGCGGGTAAATGGGAATTCGCCCGGGAAACCAAGATCCTTTTCATAATCAAATTCGGTAACGTCCAGTGGCGTATACAATCTGTTAGGCTCCAGATTCTTCCGCTCAGGAAATTTGGCTAAGGCTTTCTCAACTTTAGCATCATAGGCTGCTTTTTTTTCTTTTAACTGTTCAACATTCGTACTCACTATTATGTCCCCCTCTTTAAAATTGCTTTATTTTTTCATAGTCCCGGTTTGTAAAAACCTAGCATGCCAAGACAGAGCCTCATCCAGAAGGTGCGGTGTATGTGCAAACTTAGTGGCCTTTTCAGCTCTATCCAAGTAATCCGTCAGCATGGGCTGATAATCGGGATGCGCACATTTTTCAATAATCACCCGGGCTCTTTCACGAGGACTCAGGCCGCGGACATCCGCCAGACCGCGTTCAGTAATGAACACGTCGACATCATGTTCGGTATGGTCAATATGCGAACACATGGGAACGACGGATGAAATAAGACCTCCTTTGGCCACCGAAGTGGAAAAGAATAAAGTAAGATATGCATTACGGGCAAAATCCCCGGATCCGCCAATACCGTTCATCATCTTGCTTCCCATAATATGGGTCGAGTTGACATGTCCGTAAATATCAAATTCAATCGCCGTATTCATCGCGATAATACCGATGCGACGGGCAATCTCCGGACTGTTGGCAATTTCTTGCGGTCTTAACATCATTTTGCTCCGGTATTTTTCAATATTGGCATACAGACGTTTCTGACCCTCCGGTGAAGGCGAGAAGGAAGTTCCCGAGGCAAACTTCAATTTACCGGCATCGGCCAAGTCCAGCATGCCGTCTTGAATAACTTCCGTATATACTTCGAGATTTTTAAAATCGGAATCGACAAAACCGGAAATAACCGCATTGGCTACCGAACCTACGCCGGATTGCAGCGGCAACAGATCCTTCGGCAAGCGGCCCGCTTTAATTTCATGTTTGAAAAATTCAATGGCCAATTCGGACATAGTTTTGGAATTATCGTCAATCGGGGCAAAATCGCGTACATCGTCCGGAATATCACAGGGAACGATGTATTTTATTTTATCTAGGCCACAGGGTATGTAAGGCGTACCAATGCGGTCATCTACCTTGACAATCGGAATCGGTTGACGGTGCGGCGGATCAAGCGGTACATACACGTCATGCATGCCTTCCAAGGCCAGCGGCTGGGAAGTGTTGATTTCAACAATAACAATATCAGCGCTTTGTACATAAGAGGCAGTATTGCCCATTGACGTAGTGGGGATCAGATGACCCTCCTCGGTAATGGCACAGGCTTCAACAATAGCTACATCCACTTTACCGCCAAAAAAACCGTAGCGTGTCAATTGAGCCGATTCGCTAAGGTGAAGGTCAAAATAATTTACCTTACCGCTATTTAAAGACTTACGCAAGTCGCCATTAGTTTGGTAAGGCATTCTTCTGGCGATTCCGTTTACTGCCGCCAGCGAACCGTCCAGTTCCTGACCTACGGAAGCACCCGTCCATAAATTAATTTGAAAATGCTCTTTAGAAATTCTTTTCGCTAACGCCATGGGCACCGCCTTAGGATAGCCGGCCGGCGTAAAACCGCTTGTCCCCACATTCATATTAGGCTTTATAATTGCCGCTGCTTCTTCAGCAGTAACAATTCTGTCTAATAATATTTTGTTGCGTATGCGATCTTGAATGTCAATCATATCCATACTCCTTCCCATTCTAGTCTAGGGAAGCACTGATTTAACGAGCCTGTCGTCCCAGTACCTTGGCACCCTACCGGTTTAGAATTGACAAGATACTAACGAAAGATTTTTTCGCCTGGCAAGGAAGCAAAGCCGAAAGAATAGTTGGGCTATTGCAAGGTTTTGCTGACGCAGCCAGACGGAAAAAGAGCCGTCAGGACGCGCAGTGCGAATAAAGCAGTGCTTTCCTAGTATTTTTTTTATTTGGAATACATATACACACAAGTTATCATAAAAAAACACCAAAGGCCTATTTTGTTGGTACAAAACAACCCTAGGTGTATGCCGCTGTCGGTAAAACAAAGCAAAAAGGCCATAACTAACCGGCCCAAGCATAACAGCATAACGCTTAGGTTACTTATATGATGTTTTAGATACTGTCATATATTTCTTCCTAAGTGTACTTCTATATTCATACCGTATCTCCTGCCAAGTATGTGAAATTTTTATTTATTATAAAAAATATACAAAATACACAATTATATTTGTTGTTTCGGCGGCGTTTTTCGCGCCAGGTAATAAGACAGGCTGCTCAACCCGACGGACAAATCCTCATCAATAACATAAATGCTGCCGGGGACACGGATTTTACGGGGCGCAAAATTCCAAATCCCCCGGATGCCGGACACTACCAGTTTATCAGCCACTTCCTGGGCATGAGCTTCCGGAACGGCAATAATGCCAATGTGAATATTCTTCTCCTGCACAATTTTCTCCATGTCATCCAGGTGAAACACCTGAACACCATTGATATGTAGGCCGATCTTAGTGGGGTCAACATCAAAGATCGCTGCCAGATTAAAGCCTAACGAAGAAAAGTGGCGATAGTTGGCCAAGGCCCAGCCCAGATGGCCTACGCCGATAATCGCAAAATTCCAGTTGCAGTGCAGTCCCAGTATATCGCCAATATTACGCAAAAGTTCTTTTACATAATAGCCGACACCTTTTTTGCCAAACTGTCCGAAGGAAGCCAAATCCTTCCTGATCTGTTCCGGCGTAATTCCCAGCCGGCGGCCCAACTCCTCCGAAGATATGATCTCCACATCTTCCCGTTGCAACAGGCGCAACGTACGAAAATATAGCGGCAGACGGTCAATCGTCGCTTTCGAAATAATGATGGAGTCTTCTTTCAAAAACTTCCCCCCCTAGATAAGGATACTTCAAAAATAGTTCGTTCATAATTTGGCAAAAATCACCCATTTGTTTACAAAATAATACCTTTGAATACCGTACTATATTATAGTCCAGATTCCAGAAATAAACAATAGGTGAGCGCTCCTAGCACCTCATCCGGCAAAATCGAAAAGGCAGCGCCGGCCTCCATTATGCCGCCCAATTTCAAAATTTGTAAGGCGTGGCAAAAGAGCTGTGATGGATGCGCCAAGCGGCGACAATCAACCCATTGATCAACCAGAACAACATAGACATCTGAATATTAAACAAAATGTAATCGGTTAATCCGCCGATGACAATACTGGCCATCGCCGCCACCATGCCCAGCATAATGCCGGACAGCCATTTCGATCTCCCCTGAACGGCCATCTTAAAGGCCGCCGCCATATGTCCGTAAAGGATTCCCATAAATGCCAGCAGGCCCGGAATACCTGTTTCCGCCGCAACCGCCAGGTACATGTTATGAGCATGAAAAATGGTCGTCGCCGGATCATGAATGTAAAAATCATAATCGGGGTAAGCCAGCCAATAAGCTCCCCAGCCGACTCCAAACAGCGGCTTGTCGTGAATCATGGCCAGCGTACTTTCCCACAGAGCCATGCGCAGTGACGAAGAAGTATCGGTCGGATTAAAGATCGACAGCACCCGCTCCCAGGCTGTATGCTGACCGCAGAGCATCAGCAGAGGGATAATCAGCAGCAGCCAGAAAAGCTTGCGGCTGTAAAAAACACTATAGATGATAATGACAACCAGTATGCTGACCCAGGCACCCCGTGAATAGGTGAAAACCAGGCACAGCCCCAGCATGCTAACAATAACCGATAAGAAAAACTTATCCCTAGCCCGTTTTAGACCGCAAACAATGCCGGTGGTTACGGCCGCCATAATGACCAGAAACCCGGCCAATAGATTGGGATTATGTAAGGTAGAAAATACCCGCGTTTTTAGTTCGGGAAATTGGCTGTCGTCCACCCAGTCCAGCTTGGATATATCAAGACCATGAAAATATTGATAAAAGCCGTATAGAGAAACCAGGCAGGAAGACAGCACCATCAATTTAAGCACCCGCTTCAACTGCTCGGGAGAATGAATGTGATTGACCACCAAATAGTAGAGCAGCACATACCGGCTCATCAACTGAAAATAGTTATACGAACTATAACCGGGATCAGGAGAACTTTGAATTGAAAAACCGGACCATATGACAAAAAACAAAATCATTCCGTCGAAAACAGTGGCTTTTGTGTCCAGTCGTCTGGTAATCACCATTTTTACCAGCCACATAAAACCGCCAACTGCCAAAAATACACTGGTAATATCCAGTGAGAGCGGCAAAAAAAAGGCAACCGCCATAATGCAGTGCTCAATAAAAAAGTCCAGATTATATATCCATTTACTAGTGCTATATTGTTTGTACACAGCTTCACCCATTTAATTATTCAATATTCGGTACTCTTCCCGGCGAAATAAAGTCAACCACATAAAATATCTAGCTAATTATACCTGATTATTCTGAATTTGTCCACTTAAGACTCTTTTTCTCACGGCTCCGATCAGGTATAATGACCCGGCGGCACAAACAATCCCGCTTTCACCAGCCAGGGAAAAAACCTCCTGCAGCCCGGCTTCAATGGAATCGGCTGTCTTCACCAGCTCG contains these protein-coding regions:
- a CDS encoding redox-sensing transcriptional repressor Rex; translated protein: MKEDSIIISKATIDRLPLYFRTLRLLQREDVEIISSEELGRRLGITPEQIRKDLASFGQFGKKGVGYYVKELLRNIGDILGLHCNWNFAIIGVGHLGWALANYRHFSSLGFNLAAIFDVDPTKIGLHINGVQVFHLDDMEKIVQEKNIHIGIIAVPEAHAQEVADKLVVSGIRGIWNFAPRKIRVPGSIYVIDEDLSVGLSSLSYYLARKTPPKQQI
- a CDS encoding O-antigen ligase family protein; its protein translation is MYKQYSTSKWIYNLDFFIEHCIMAVAFFLPLSLDITSVFLAVGGFMWLVKMVITRRLDTKATVFDGMILFFVIWSGFSIQSSPDPGYSSYNYFQLMSRYVLLYYLVVNHIHSPEQLKRVLKLMVLSSCLVSLYGFYQYFHGLDISKLDWVDDSQFPELKTRVFSTLHNPNLLAGFLVIMAAVTTGIVCGLKRARDKFFLSVIVSMLGLCLVFTYSRGAWVSILVVIIIYSVFYSRKLFWLLLIIPLLMLCGQHTAWERVLSIFNPTDTSSSLRMALWESTLAMIHDKPLFGVGWGAYWLAYPDYDFYIHDPATTIFHAHNMYLAVAAETGIPGLLAFMGILYGHMAAAFKMAVQGRSKWLSGIMLGMVAAMASIVIGGLTDYILFNIQMSMLFWLINGLIVAAWRIHHSSFATPYKF
- the meaB gene encoding methylmalonyl Co-A mutase-associated GTPase MeaB, whose amino-acid sequence is MDIVKDLLAGSRLALSRAITAVENEYDHAVQIMQQIYPHTGNAYVIGITGPPGAGKSTLTDKLAREYRRRGKTVGIVAIDPTSPFSGGAILGDRIRMNELTLDEGVFIRSMGTRGSLGGLSHKTGEVVKLMDAAGKDIVIVETVGVGQSEVDVAKTADTTLVVLVPGLGDDIQAIKAGILEIGDIFAINKADREGVDRLYVELEMMLDLNQYKVDWRPPIKKVIASQNQGITELADTIDKHAAWSEETGERAVRRGKRVKDELIAMLNSQIGRYIINKMTVSGEFDQLIKQVEAREQDPYTAVDGILKAILR
- a CDS encoding biotin/lipoyl-containing protein; amino-acid sequence: MKKFNITVNGTAFEVEVEEVKAAPAVKPAAKPAAAPAPAAKPAAPAAAPAPAQVGAGDTAVSAPMPGKVVKIVAEAGQKVKKGDVVLILEAMKMQNEISAPADGTVKSINVAAGQGVKIGEVMAVIG
- the mce gene encoding methylmalonyl-CoA epimerase, which translates into the protein MFEVLKVDHIGIAVKDLEQAKKFYTEVLGMKAMGEEVVEQQKVKVCFIPSGDSEVELLESTAPDGPIAKFIEKNGEGIQHIALRVDNIENALADLKEKGVRLIDEKPRYGAGGASIAFVHPKATGGILLELSERK
- a CDS encoding acyl-CoA mutase large subunit family protein, which translates into the protein MSTNVEQLKEKKAAYDAKVEKALAKFPERKNLEPNRLYTPLDVTEFDYEKDLGFPGEFPFTRGVQPTMYRGRFWTMRQYAGFATAEESNKRYKFLLDAGQTGLSVAFDLPTQIGYDSDDAISEGEVGKVGVAIDSLADMETLFDGIPLDKVSTSMTINAPASVLLAMYIAVAEKQGVTPDKLNGTIQNDILKEYAARGTYIFPPKPSMRLITNIFEYCSKNVPNWNTISISGYHIREAGSTAAQEIAFTIADGIAYVEAAIKAGLNVDDFAGRLSFFWNAHNNVLEEVAKFRASRRIWAKVMKERFKAQKPKSWMLRFHTQTAGSMLTAQQPENNIVRVALQTVAAVLGGTQSLHTNSKDEALALPTEDSVRIALRTQQIVAYESGIADTIDPLAGSYYIEALTNKLEEEALAYIQKIDDMGGAPVAIEKGYIQKEIQDSAYKYQMEVETKKRIVVGVNQFQIEEKPVEGLLRVDPSVGVGQKAKLGELRAKRDNAVVEAKLAALAAACKDEHTNLMPIILDAVRAYATLGEICNVMRSVFGEYEAHVSL
- the mmdA gene encoding methylmalonyl-CoA decarboxylase subunit alpha, which produces MSTVQEKIQDLKAKQEKVKLGGGAKRIEKQHASGKYTARERINKFFDPDTFVELDQFVTHRCVNFGMNEKELPGEGVVTGYGTVNGRLVYAFAQDFTVEGGSLGEMHAAKICKVLDLAIKMGAPVIGINDSGGARIQEAVDALSGYGKIFFRNTQASGVIPQISVIMGPCAGGAVYSPALTDFIYMVKNTSQMFITGPAVIKSVTAEEVTAEQLGGAMTHNSTSGVAHFAAENEDDCIEQIRYLLSFLPSNNLEEAPVVATEDDANRMDEELNTLLPDNPNMPYDMKDVIKAVVDNGEFYEVHEHYAQNIITCFARFDGKSVGIIANQPAVMAGCLDVNASDKSSRFIRFCDAFNIPLVNLVDVPGFLPGTDQEFGGIIRHGAKMLYAYCEATVPKITVITRKAYGGSYLAMCSQDLGADQVLAWPTAEIAVMGPAGAANIIFRKDPDVAAKTAEYVEEFATPYKAAERGFVDIVIEPKETRPRIITALNMLASKREARPAKKHGNIPL
- a CDS encoding acetyl-CoA hydrolase/transferase family protein; translation: MIDIQDRIRNKILLDRIVTAEEAAAIIKPNMNVGTSGFTPAGYPKAVPMALAKRISKEHFQINLWTGASVGQELDGSLAAVNGIARRMPYQTNGDLRKSLNSGKVNYFDLHLSESAQLTRYGFFGGKVDVAIVEACAITEEGHLIPTTSMGNTASYVQSADIVIVEINTSQPLALEGMHDVYVPLDPPHRQPIPIVKVDDRIGTPYIPCGLDKIKYIVPCDIPDDVRDFAPIDDNSKTMSELAIEFFKHEIKAGRLPKDLLPLQSGVGSVANAVISGFVDSDFKNLEVYTEVIQDGMLDLADAGKLKFASGTSFSPSPEGQKRLYANIEKYRSKMMLRPQEIANSPEIARRIGIIAMNTAIEFDIYGHVNSTHIMGSKMMNGIGGSGDFARNAYLTLFFSTSVAKGGLISSVVPMCSHIDHTEHDVDVFITERGLADVRGLSPRERARVIIEKCAHPDYQPMLTDYLDRAEKATKFAHTPHLLDEALSWHARFLQTGTMKK
- a CDS encoding cobalamin B12-binding domain-containing protein — protein: MEKRIRVLVAKPGLDGHDRGAKVVARALRDAGFEVIYTGLRQTPEQIAEAALQEDVNVVALSLLSGAHTHLFPKVVNLLRDKGMSDVLVLGGGVIPDADIPALKEAGVAEVFTPGTATQTIVDFINTKLN